One genomic segment of Nitratidesulfovibrio sp. includes these proteins:
- the divK gene encoding DVU0259 family response regulator domain-containing protein, with amino-acid sequence MPYKILVVDDDPYIVKYMVDILSDNGYATCSASDGSEALEVLQRERPDLVTLDLEMPNEWGPRFYRKMTKEDAFRDTPVIVISGLSGIHLAIRNAVASLKKPFDPNRLLEIIRETLEKRGELAGEVPVTHQ; translated from the coding sequence ATGCCGTACAAGATACTGGTCGTGGACGACGACCCCTACATCGTGAAGTACATGGTGGATATCCTTTCCGACAACGGGTACGCCACCTGCTCCGCTTCGGACGGCAGCGAGGCGCTGGAAGTGCTGCAACGCGAGCGGCCCGACCTTGTGACGCTGGACCTGGAAATGCCCAACGAGTGGGGGCCGCGCTTCTACCGCAAGATGACCAAGGAAGACGCCTTCCGCGACACCCCGGTCATCGTCATCAGCGGGCTGTCGGGCATCCATCTGGCCATCCGCAACGCCGTGGCGTCGCTGAAGAAACCCTTCGACCCCAACCGCCTGCTGGAAATCATCCGCGAAACGCTGGAAAAGCGCGGGGAACTGGCGGGGGAAGTGCCAGTAACGCATCAGTAG
- a CDS encoding universal stress protein — protein sequence MFGKILFATSASPACDNAAKVAFELARRNEARLYVFHVLGVPTRGFGNYVRDLKSGEEEVADADYREWVTEELKHVYEAQFKEFGPPNAALQLAVGVPHTEILRFARQEGVDLIVMGAHGRDEDAAASRVRSIIGNTMQKVSKSARCPVLIVNRPCNTCWHMFSNIVFSTDFSKPADAAFQFAYKTAREVGAKLYLFHACDLGGSGLYPSQAEIERLLERARKQMQDKYVSKMTDYDNYQVEIWEGTPYVEILKYARDRKADLIVMAHHARDVPAEDAEIGSTVEQVVLRSACPVASVTHEERVA from the coding sequence ATGTTCGGTAAGATCCTCTTTGCGACGTCGGCCTCGCCGGCATGTGACAACGCGGCCAAGGTGGCCTTCGAACTGGCCAGGCGCAACGAAGCGCGCCTGTATGTCTTCCACGTGCTGGGGGTGCCCACGCGCGGTTTCGGAAATTATGTGCGCGACCTCAAGTCGGGCGAGGAAGAAGTGGCCGACGCGGACTACCGCGAATGGGTCACCGAGGAACTGAAGCACGTCTACGAGGCCCAGTTCAAGGAATTCGGCCCGCCCAACGCCGCGCTGCAACTGGCCGTGGGCGTGCCGCACACCGAAATCCTGCGCTTTGCCCGGCAGGAAGGGGTGGACCTGATCGTCATGGGCGCGCACGGGCGCGATGAAGACGCCGCCGCATCACGGGTGCGCTCCATCATCGGCAACACCATGCAGAAGGTGTCCAAGTCCGCGCGCTGTCCGGTGCTGATCGTCAACCGGCCCTGCAACACCTGCTGGCACATGTTCTCCAACATCGTGTTCAGCACCGACTTCTCCAAGCCCGCCGACGCAGCCTTCCAGTTTGCCTACAAGACTGCGCGCGAGGTGGGTGCCAAGCTGTACCTGTTCCACGCCTGCGACCTTGGCGGCTCGGGGCTGTACCCCAGCCAGGCCGAGATCGAACGGCTGCTGGAACGGGCGCGCAAGCAGATGCAGGACAAGTACGTGAGCAAGATGACCGACTACGACAACTACCAGGTGGAAATCTGGGAAGGCACGCCGTATGTGGAAATCCTGAAGTACGCCCGTGACCGCAAGGCGGACCTTATCGTCATGGCCCACCACGCCAGGGACGTTCCCGCCGAGGACGCGGAAATCGGCTCCACCGTGGAGCAGGTCGTGCTGCGCTCCGCCTGTCCGGTGGCCAGCGTGACCCACGAAGAACGCGTCGCCTAG
- the tmcA gene encoding acidic tetraheme cytochrome c3 TmcA, translated as MKAPRSLPQATRLATQLAIVTAILATALLFLLSPPVAMAPAQEDMKHLAPEALAPQSRPAARFVHDTHNEKAKIDECGTCHHGTTEDGRRDATAPTSEGTPCADCHSAHGGKTGKGTPLERAYHRQCMGCHREQGKGPTACGGCHTKA; from the coding sequence ATGAAGGCACCACGTTCCCTGCCGCAGGCGACCCGTCTGGCAACCCAGTTGGCGATCGTGACGGCGATCCTGGCCACCGCGCTGCTGTTCCTGCTGTCGCCGCCCGTGGCCATGGCCCCGGCCCAGGAAGACATGAAGCATCTGGCGCCCGAGGCCCTGGCCCCGCAATCGCGCCCGGCCGCCCGGTTCGTGCACGACACGCACAACGAAAAGGCCAAGATCGACGAATGCGGCACCTGCCACCACGGCACCACCGAGGACGGACGGCGCGACGCCACGGCCCCCACGTCCGAAGGTACCCCCTGCGCCGACTGTCACTCCGCGCATGGCGGCAAGACCGGCAAGGGCACGCCGCTGGAGCGCGCCTATCACCGCCAGTGCATGGGCTGCCACAGGGAGCAGGGCAAGGGCCCCACGGCCTGCGGCGGCTGCCACACGAAAGCCTGA
- the tmcB gene encoding electron transfer complex ferredoxin TmcB — MSATEFSGIAERRIEDANLVRGVAALTRERIERVVKAVTKGEAGARLAVYHETCMRCGMCADACHYCISHDGDPTYSPVGKMEQTMWKLLRTGGKVDPDDIYGMAQIAYTECNLCRRCVHYCPVGIDTGYVMSLVRRICHRLGVVPLYIQDTAHSHSGTMNQMWVKEDEWIDSLVWQEDEARSEIPALRIPFDKEGADFLYSVIAPEPKFRTQLIYQAAVIFDQAGVDWTMPSSPGWDNSDMCMFTGDYEMMGRLKRCHFEMAQKLKVKRIVMGECGHAFRSVYDVGNRWLGWKNHPVPIVHSVEFFWELLTEGKIKLAKKFDEPVTIHDPCNIIRGRGLMDKLREVTHALCSNVVEMSPTREHNLCCCAGGGVINCGPPFKGVRLAGNKAKADQLAATGVHTVVAPCHNCHGGLEDIIQHYKLGMHTKFLGDLIYDCMEKPGAA; from the coding sequence ATGAGCGCAACGGAATTCTCGGGCATAGCGGAACGCCGCATAGAAGACGCCAACCTCGTGCGGGGCGTGGCCGCCCTGACGCGTGAACGCATCGAACGCGTGGTCAAGGCGGTGACCAAGGGCGAGGCCGGGGCGCGCCTGGCCGTCTACCATGAAACCTGCATGCGCTGCGGCATGTGCGCCGACGCCTGCCACTACTGCATCTCGCACGATGGCGACCCCACCTATTCGCCCGTGGGCAAGATGGAACAGACCATGTGGAAGCTGCTGCGCACCGGCGGCAAGGTGGACCCGGACGACATCTACGGCATGGCCCAGATCGCCTACACCGAATGCAACCTGTGCCGCCGTTGCGTGCATTACTGTCCCGTGGGCATCGACACCGGCTACGTCATGAGCCTGGTGCGGCGCATCTGTCATCGCCTGGGCGTGGTGCCCCTGTACATCCAGGACACCGCGCACAGCCATTCGGGCACCATGAACCAGATGTGGGTCAAGGAAGACGAATGGATCGACAGCCTGGTGTGGCAGGAAGACGAGGCGCGCAGCGAAATTCCCGCGCTGCGCATCCCCTTCGACAAGGAAGGGGCAGACTTCCTGTACTCGGTCATCGCGCCGGAGCCCAAGTTCCGCACCCAGCTCATTTACCAGGCCGCGGTGATCTTCGACCAGGCCGGGGTGGACTGGACCATGCCCTCGTCCCCCGGCTGGGACAACAGCGACATGTGCATGTTCACCGGCGACTACGAAATGATGGGGCGGCTCAAGCGCTGCCACTTCGAGATGGCCCAGAAGCTGAAGGTGAAACGCATCGTCATGGGTGAATGCGGGCACGCCTTCCGCTCGGTGTACGACGTGGGCAACCGCTGGCTGGGCTGGAAGAACCACCCGGTGCCCATCGTGCATTCGGTGGAATTCTTCTGGGAGCTGCTGACCGAGGGCAAGATCAAGCTGGCCAAGAAGTTCGACGAGCCGGTGACCATCCACGACCCGTGCAACATCATCCGGGGGCGCGGCCTGATGGACAAGCTGCGCGAGGTTACCCACGCCCTGTGCTCCAACGTGGTGGAAATGTCCCCCACGCGAGAACACAACCTGTGCTGCTGCGCGGGCGGCGGGGTGATCAACTGCGGACCGCCCTTCAAGGGCGTGCGCCTGGCGGGCAACAAGGCCAAGGCCGACCAGCTTGCCGCCACGGGCGTGCACACGGTGGTGGCCCCCTGCCACAACTGCCACGGCGGGCTTGAAGACATCATCCAGCACTACAAGCTCGGCATGCACACCAAGTTCCTGGGCGACCTGATCTACGACTGCATGGAAAAGCCCGGCGCCGCGTAG
- the tmcC gene encoding TmcC family electron transfer complex membrane anchor subunit, which translates to MQQLYNFAVGPLAWVAWAVFLGGSAWRIASMWALARKKDMNAVAYMDVCFAARSMARWATPFATLGWRANPAVTVATFAFHTALGLLLLFAPGHAVLWDYAFGVNVWSLPEGVADTLTVLVILLCGFFAWRRLQLPTVRFVTRPMDWLVLALVAVPCITAFLAKQQIGDNLLLSTLHVLSGEATLMALPFTRLSHAIFSPFTRAYMGSEFGGVRHCPDW; encoded by the coding sequence ATGCAGCAACTCTACAATTTCGCCGTGGGTCCCCTGGCTTGGGTTGCCTGGGCCGTGTTTCTGGGCGGGTCGGCCTGGCGCATCGCCTCCATGTGGGCACTGGCCCGCAAGAAGGACATGAACGCCGTGGCCTACATGGACGTGTGCTTTGCCGCGCGCTCCATGGCGCGCTGGGCAACCCCGTTCGCCACCCTGGGCTGGCGGGCCAACCCGGCCGTCACCGTGGCCACCTTCGCCTTCCACACCGCGCTCGGCCTGCTGCTGCTTTTCGCGCCGGGGCACGCGGTACTGTGGGATTACGCATTCGGCGTCAACGTCTGGTCGTTGCCGGAAGGCGTGGCCGACACCCTGACCGTGCTGGTCATCCTGCTGTGCGGATTCTTTGCATGGAGACGCCTGCAACTTCCCACTGTCCGCTTCGTCACCCGGCCCATGGACTGGCTGGTACTGGCGCTGGTGGCCGTGCCGTGCATCACCGCGTTCCTGGCCAAGCAGCAGATCGGCGACAACCTGCTGCTGTCCACCCTGCACGTGCTGTCGGGCGAGGCCACGCTGATGGCCCTGCCCTTCACCCGGCTGTCGCACGCCATCTTCTCGCCCTTCACCAGGGCCTACATGGGCTCGGAGTTCGGCGGGGTGCGCCACTGCCCCGACTGGTAG
- the tmcD gene encoding electron transfer complex subunit TmcD, with protein MSTPTATPQTAPGQPEAPPDAHAATGLSQPGPGDWEPGRRVIASSFAPLPDHQWQEEPLMSHDGMHVAAVVRQEDDSFTMRVDDGVWDAGFDKVWSPRFLPDGRLAAIVQQDGEWTVAVDGEPWPETYGFVWSLMHGPAGRVIAAVQQDMRYGMIVDGEPWETLYENANNFALSPDGRRTAAVVQTVPLGQADLETFTRGVYSVAVDGEAWDRNFMNVWTPVFDNRNDRVAAQVRLSHSEYTVAVNGTLWPATFPCVWEPCFDPATGAVAAPVRKDGRWGMALDGTLLWEARFFQCWAPAWSPDGRHLWAIVAPRYGSFTVARDASPWPFSAPVVTDLVLSPDGTRAAALASNDNTAWQVVVDGVAWPGKWDMAWRPVFSPCGRHVAVRVRDRGRETVLLDGRPWRDAFTTAWDPMFGPADSGCPSGSVLLRGIRDGACERWVATPDDFKA; from the coding sequence ATGTCCACACCCACCGCAACCCCGCAAACGGCCCCCGGCCAGCCGGAAGCGCCGCCCGACGCGCACGCCGCAACGGGGCTTTCGCAGCCCGGCCCCGGCGACTGGGAACCGGGCAGGCGGGTCATCGCGTCGTCCTTCGCGCCGCTGCCCGACCACCAATGGCAGGAAGAACCGCTCATGTCGCACGACGGCATGCACGTGGCAGCCGTGGTCCGGCAGGAGGATGACAGCTTCACCATGCGCGTGGACGACGGTGTCTGGGATGCGGGCTTCGACAAGGTCTGGTCGCCGCGCTTCCTGCCCGATGGCCGGCTTGCCGCCATCGTGCAGCAGGACGGGGAATGGACCGTGGCCGTGGACGGCGAACCGTGGCCGGAAACATACGGTTTCGTGTGGTCGCTCATGCACGGGCCCGCCGGAAGGGTGATCGCCGCCGTGCAGCAGGACATGCGCTACGGCATGATCGTGGACGGCGAGCCGTGGGAAACGCTGTACGAGAACGCCAACAACTTCGCCCTCAGTCCCGATGGTCGCCGTACCGCCGCCGTGGTGCAGACCGTGCCGCTGGGGCAGGCCGACCTGGAGACCTTTACCAGGGGCGTCTACAGTGTGGCCGTTGACGGCGAGGCATGGGACCGCAACTTCATGAACGTGTGGACCCCCGTGTTCGACAACCGCAACGACCGGGTGGCCGCGCAGGTGCGCCTTTCCCATTCCGAATACACCGTGGCCGTCAACGGCACGCTGTGGCCCGCCACCTTCCCCTGCGTGTGGGAACCCTGCTTCGACCCGGCCACCGGCGCCGTGGCAGCCCCGGTGCGCAAGGATGGTCGCTGGGGCATGGCCCTGGACGGCACCCTGCTGTGGGAAGCGCGCTTCTTCCAGTGTTGGGCGCCCGCCTGGAGCCCGGACGGGCGGCATCTGTGGGCCATAGTGGCCCCCCGGTACGGCAGCTTCACCGTTGCCCGCGACGCATCCCCCTGGCCGTTCAGCGCCCCGGTGGTCACCGACCTTGTCCTGTCGCCCGACGGCACCCGCGCTGCGGCCCTGGCCAGCAACGACAACACCGCCTGGCAGGTGGTGGTGGACGGCGTGGCCTGGCCCGGCAAGTGGGACATGGCCTGGCGGCCCGTGTTCAGCCCGTGCGGTCGGCACGTGGCGGTGCGGGTACGGGACCGGGGCCGTGAAACGGTGCTGCTGGATGGTCGCCCGTGGCGCGATGCGTTCACCACGGCGTGGGACCCGATGTTCGGCCCCGCCGATTCCGGCTGCCCGTCCGGCAGCGTGCTGTTGCGGGGCATCCGCGACGGGGCGTGCGAACGGTGGGTGGCCACTCCCGACGATTTCAAGGCCTGA
- a CDS encoding outer membrane homotrimeric porin, with protein sequence MKRLITLLLGAALLCGAVSPAGAATIEAKGEWAFDFSWTDGMNYRSAEDGGDSEDDFAAHQRLRTQIDIIASESLRGVVFLEMGTTTWGAEDGALGSDGRSVKVRRSYIDWVVPDTEVQVRMGLQGMDMPGATFGANPVLSDEDVAALVLSYAVNENVGLTAFWARPYDTNSGNSSADGNDFDEVDLFGLTAPVTLDGASVTPYVMYASVGKDVDGTDTTSWETFLDGMQSLGERTGMTGDDTTIHNAWWGGVAFELTMFDPFAVKMDFTYGNKDADEDYATREGWLVSAMVEYKMESATPGVFAWYGSGEDDDIDNGSERMPSVSPNAWAPTSFGFPGSVFNQDSQFALNGAGLWGIGVQVADISFVENLSHLVRVTYMRGTNDSELVKDTSGLADELAPAQGGVFLTDEDSAWEVNFDHTYQIYENLTFILEMGYIRLDLDEDVWGAAGEDLNAAKKLTFNLVYEF encoded by the coding sequence ATGAAACGTTTGATCACGTTGCTGCTGGGCGCGGCGCTGCTGTGCGGCGCCGTATCCCCGGCGGGCGCAGCCACCATCGAGGCCAAGGGCGAGTGGGCCTTCGATTTTTCGTGGACCGACGGCATGAACTACCGCTCCGCCGAAGACGGCGGGGACAGCGAAGATGATTTCGCGGCCCACCAGCGGCTGCGTACCCAGATCGACATCATCGCCAGCGAATCGCTGCGCGGCGTGGTGTTTCTGGAAATGGGCACCACCACCTGGGGTGCCGAAGACGGGGCGTTGGGTTCCGATGGCCGGTCGGTGAAGGTGCGCCGGTCGTATATCGACTGGGTGGTGCCCGATACCGAAGTGCAGGTGCGCATGGGCTTGCAGGGCATGGATATGCCCGGAGCCACCTTTGGCGCCAACCCGGTGCTGAGCGATGAAGACGTGGCTGCCCTGGTGCTGAGCTACGCCGTCAACGAAAACGTGGGCCTCACCGCCTTCTGGGCGCGCCCCTACGACACCAACTCCGGCAACTCCTCCGCCGACGGCAACGACTTCGACGAAGTGGACCTGTTCGGCCTGACCGCGCCGGTGACCCTGGACGGCGCCAGCGTGACCCCGTACGTCATGTACGCCTCGGTGGGCAAGGACGTGGACGGCACCGACACCACCTCGTGGGAGACGTTCCTGGACGGCATGCAGAGCCTGGGCGAGCGCACCGGCATGACCGGCGACGACACCACCATCCACAATGCGTGGTGGGGCGGCGTGGCCTTCGAACTGACCATGTTCGATCCCTTTGCCGTGAAGATGGACTTCACCTACGGCAACAAGGACGCCGACGAAGACTACGCCACCCGCGAAGGCTGGCTGGTTTCTGCCATGGTCGAATACAAGATGGAATCCGCCACCCCCGGCGTGTTCGCATGGTACGGCAGCGGTGAAGACGACGACATCGACAACGGCTCCGAGCGCATGCCTTCGGTTTCGCCCAACGCCTGGGCGCCCACCAGCTTCGGCTTCCCCGGTTCCGTCTTCAACCAGGACAGCCAGTTCGCCCTCAACGGCGCGGGCCTGTGGGGCATCGGCGTGCAGGTGGCGGACATCTCGTTTGTCGAAAACCTGTCTCACCTCGTCCGCGTCACCTACATGCGCGGTACCAACGATTCCGAACTGGTGAAGGATACTTCCGGTCTGGCCGATGAACTGGCCCCGGCACAGGGCGGCGTGTTCCTGACCGACGAGGACAGCGCCTGGGAAGTGAACTTCGACCACACCTACCAGATCTACGAGAACCTCACCTTCATCCTTGAAATGGGGTACATCCGCCTGGATCTGGATGAAGATGTCTGGGGCGCCGCAGGCGAAGACCTGAACGCCGCCAAGAAGCTGACCTTCAACCTGGTGTACGAGTTCTAG
- a CDS encoding helix-turn-helix domain-containing protein, with amino-acid sequence MPQPVRHIVFVLYPGFVGLDLAGPLDVFSCAARLAERQGRPVPYRCHFAAQAVGPVVSASGLSVLADTPPDMCEKDRSGPGGFAPHTLVVPGGVTPGREGDAPDLCCMVSGLAARSRRVVSVCTGALLLAACGLLDGRRATTHWQACARLAAYPAVRVEPDAIFVRDGGVVTSAGVTAGIDLALHLVEEDLGPATAMEVARLLVVYRRRVGNQSQFSAPLRAQARAGARFGPLHAWMEARLGEDLGVERLAGQAHMSPRHFARVFPQETGMSPARYVEQLRLDRARELLESGEAHMQTVAVAAGFGSEERLRRAFQRRMGVTPSQYLEHFSG; translated from the coding sequence ATGCCGCAGCCCGTACGCCACATCGTGTTCGTCCTCTATCCCGGTTTCGTGGGGTTGGACCTTGCCGGTCCGCTCGACGTGTTTTCCTGCGCCGCCCGGCTGGCCGAGCGGCAAGGTCGCCCCGTGCCGTACCGTTGCCATTTCGCGGCGCAGGCGGTGGGGCCGGTGGTTTCCGCGTCCGGTTTGTCCGTACTGGCGGATACGCCCCCCGATATGTGCGAAAAGGACCGTTCCGGGCCGGGCGGCTTTGCCCCGCATACCCTGGTGGTGCCCGGTGGCGTGACGCCGGGGCGGGAGGGGGACGCCCCGGACCTGTGCTGCATGGTGTCCGGACTGGCTGCCCGGTCCCGCCGCGTGGTTTCCGTGTGCACCGGCGCATTGCTGCTGGCCGCCTGCGGCCTGCTGGACGGGCGGCGGGCCACCACACACTGGCAGGCCTGCGCCCGGTTGGCCGCCTATCCGGCGGTGCGGGTGGAACCGGACGCCATCTTCGTGCGTGACGGCGGGGTGGTGACCAGCGCCGGGGTGACGGCGGGCATCGACCTGGCCCTGCATCTGGTGGAAGAGGACCTTGGCCCGGCCACGGCCATGGAGGTGGCCCGGCTGCTGGTGGTGTACCGGCGGCGGGTGGGCAACCAGAGCCAGTTCAGCGCGCCGCTGCGGGCACAGGCGCGGGCCGGGGCGCGTTTTGGCCCGCTGCACGCCTGGATGGAAGCGCGCCTTGGCGAAGATCTGGGCGTGGAGCGGTTGGCCGGGCAGGCCCACATGAGCCCGCGCCACTTCGCGCGGGTGTTCCCGCAGGAAACAGGCATGAGCCCTGCGCGGTACGTCGAGCAGTTGCGGCTGGACCGGGCGCGCGAACTGCTGGAATCGGGCGAGGCGCACATGCAGACCGTGGCCGTGGCGGCGGGATTCGGCAGCGAGGAGCGGCTGCGCCGGGCCTTCCAGCGGCGCATGGGGGTGACGCCCAGCCAGTACCTGGAGCATTTCAGCGGCTGA
- a CDS encoding DJ-1/PfpI family protein yields the protein MTTYGLYIYEQVAEQDFVGPQQVFAASRHIAGGSDTIVTIAARAEPLRGACGLRMIPDHTFADAPPLDVLVLPGTADVARHALSDPGLLDWVRAQAATARWVTAVCTGTLILHAAGLLRGRKATTHWAYAEELGRDPQLTLLPDMRYVRDGNIVTSQGVSAGIDMALWLVGQMHDPDHARAVRRLIQYDPAPPYTAEV from the coding sequence ATGACCACGTACGGCCTGTACATTTACGAACAGGTGGCAGAGCAGGACTTCGTCGGCCCGCAGCAGGTGTTTGCGGCCTCGCGCCATATCGCGGGCGGCAGCGACACCATCGTGACCATTGCCGCGCGGGCCGAGCCGCTGCGGGGGGCCTGCGGCCTGCGCATGATTCCCGACCACACCTTTGCCGATGCGCCGCCTTTGGACGTGCTGGTGCTGCCCGGCACCGCCGACGTCGCCCGCCACGCCCTGTCCGACCCCGGCCTGCTGGACTGGGTGCGGGCGCAGGCCGCCACGGCGCGCTGGGTGACGGCAGTGTGCACCGGCACGCTGATCCTGCACGCGGCGGGCCTGCTGCGCGGACGCAAGGCCACCACCCACTGGGCCTATGCAGAGGAACTGGGCCGCGATCCGCAACTGACCCTGCTGCCCGACATGCGCTACGTGCGCGACGGCAACATCGTCACCTCGCAGGGGGTGTCGGCTGGCATCGACATGGCCCTGTGGCTGGTGGGACAGATGCATGACCCGGACCACGCCCGCGCCGTGCGCAGGCTGATCCAGTACGACCCGGCCCCGCCGTACACGGCGGAAGTGTAG
- a CDS encoding DUF721 domain-containing protein, with translation MLSAHPPEVIVKTIGEALRGFLERRGAPERMRLVRLWENWDMVMGTDIAVLAYPLGHRKRILLVGAEDNMAMQDLTFLTPEILERVNAFMDDVSDGPYFERVEVHLLQRRTPLDEVRVTRSAPPPRVPPRPDNLGGLLGAFDPESPVGRAYASYVRMFREIGDAAAKPDGSARPDGSARPDGRGGQG, from the coding sequence ATGCTCAGTGCGCACCCGCCGGAGGTCATCGTGAAGACCATCGGCGAGGCCCTGCGCGGCTTTCTGGAACGGCGCGGCGCACCGGAACGGATGCGTCTTGTGCGCCTGTGGGAAAACTGGGACATGGTCATGGGCACGGACATCGCCGTGCTGGCCTACCCGCTGGGCCACCGCAAGCGCATCCTGCTGGTGGGGGCAGAGGACAACATGGCCATGCAGGACCTGACCTTTCTGACGCCGGAAATCCTGGAGCGGGTCAACGCCTTCATGGACGACGTGTCCGACGGGCCGTACTTCGAACGGGTGGAGGTGCACCTGCTGCAACGCCGCACCCCGCTGGACGAGGTGCGCGTGACACGCAGCGCCCCCCCGCCCCGCGTGCCGCCCAGGCCCGACAATCTGGGCGGATTGCTGGGCGCGTTCGACCCGGAATCGCCCGTGGGCCGGGCCTACGCCAGCTACGTGCGCATGTTCCGCGAGATCGGCGACGCCGCCGCGAAGCCAGACGGATCGGCCAGACCAGACGGATCGGCCAGACCAGACGGACGCGGCGGCCAGGGCTGA